Proteins found in one Halanaerobiaceae bacterium ANBcell28 genomic segment:
- a CDS encoding diacylglycerol kinase family protein has translation MSKKIMAVVNPVSSGGKTAKNWPQYIKYFQEEGLSIDSSYTSYPGHGVKLAREAVEKGYHYIMAVGGDGTINEVVNGLFKDNKLINEKIKLLIFAQGTGSDFIRTLGLKKGPEEIVKVMGRENIKSIDIGQVTYKSYDGNKESRYFINMADTGIGAATAKLVNESSKIFGGFLTYLWGIIRTLIVYRNRKVKVKVDGKLKYQEKLNSLIIANGKYFGGGIMIAPEAELDNGSLNILALKNLSKIDIIFNLIRAYKGTHLSHPLLESIKGLELSIDSDYPLDLEIDGESVGTVPASFQLLESSLSVLV, from the coding sequence ATGAGCAAAAAGATAATGGCTGTAGTAAATCCTGTTTCCTCTGGAGGTAAAACTGCTAAGAATTGGCCTCAGTATATTAAGTATTTTCAAGAAGAAGGATTATCAATAGATAGTTCTTATACTTCATATCCAGGTCATGGAGTTAAACTTGCAAGAGAAGCTGTTGAAAAAGGGTATCATTATATTATGGCAGTTGGTGGCGATGGTACAATTAATGAAGTTGTTAATGGTTTATTTAAAGATAATAAATTAATTAATGAAAAAATCAAATTATTAATCTTTGCTCAAGGAACTGGTTCGGATTTTATTAGAACACTGGGATTAAAAAAAGGACCAGAAGAAATAGTTAAAGTAATGGGAAGAGAAAATATTAAATCAATTGATATTGGCCAAGTAACTTATAAAAGTTATGATGGAAATAAAGAAAGTAGATACTTTATAAATATGGCTGATACAGGTATTGGTGCTGCTACTGCTAAATTAGTCAATGAAAGTTCTAAAATCTTTGGTGGCTTTTTGACATATTTGTGGGGGATTATTCGTACTTTAATAGTATATAGAAATAGAAAAGTAAAAGTCAAAGTCGATGGAAAGCTTAAATATCAAGAAAAATTAAATAGCCTTATAATTGCTAATGGTAAGTACTTTGGTGGAGGAATTATGATAGCACCTGAAGCAGAACTAGATAATGGAAGTTTAAATATACTTGCATTAAAGAATTTGTCCAAAATAGATATTATATTCAATTTAATTAGGGCATATAAAGGTACTCACTTAAGTCATCCTTTACTTGAGTCTATCAAAGGGTTAGAACTTAGTATTGATTCTGATTATCCTCTGGACCTAGAAATAGATGGAGAGTCAGTAGGTACAGTTCCAGCCAGTTTTCAACTGCTTGAATCTAGCCTATCTGTTTTAGTTTAG
- a CDS encoding PHP domain-containing protein gives MLFIGDYHTHSEYSHGKGKLRLNIEKAIQRDLKELAITDHGPATWNFIKLGVKKVEELLEIKDKVYTLQSEYPQIKLYSGVEANIIDTEGNLDVPEKILRALDIVAVGFHLLIIPDSLLAAKKIILDNRYIYKYIKRKREEIRKSNTEIIIKSVKKNRPNFITHPGYKIDIDTYNLANVCAKSGTYLEINTRHGMKTKDYIREAAKSDVRFIVNSDAHSPKEVGELDLGYKLISDLDISHDRIVNIVKK, from the coding sequence ATTAAATATAGAAAAAGCTATCCAAAGAGACTTAAAAGAGTTAGCCATAACAGATCATGGTCCTGCTACCTGGAATTTCATAAAACTTGGGGTAAAAAAAGTAGAAGAATTGTTGGAAATAAAAGATAAAGTATACACTTTACAATCTGAGTACCCTCAAATAAAGCTATATTCTGGTGTGGAAGCTAATATAATTGATACTGAAGGCAATTTAGATGTCCCAGAAAAAATATTAAGAGCCTTAGATATAGTAGCAGTTGGTTTTCATTTATTAATAATACCTGACTCTTTGCTAGCAGCTAAAAAAATTATTTTAGATAATCGATATATTTACAAATATATTAAAAGAAAAAGAGAGGAGATTAGAAAGTCAAATACAGAAATTATTATAAAGTCTGTAAAAAAGAATAGACCTAATTTTATTACACATCCAGGCTATAAAATAGATATTGATACATATAATTTAGCTAATGTTTGTGCTAAGTCGGGAACGTACTTAGAAATTAATACACGACATGGCATGAAAACAAAGGATTATATAAGAGAGGCAGCTAAAAGTGATGTTAGATTTATAGTTAATAGCGATGCTCATTCTCCAAAAGAAGTTGGAGAACTGGATCTTGGATATAAGCTTATCAGTGATTTGGATATAAGTCATGATAGAATTGTAAATATAGTCAAAAAATAA